One Oryza glaberrima chromosome 10, OglaRS2, whole genome shotgun sequence DNA segment encodes these proteins:
- the LOC127786251 gene encoding uncharacterized protein LOC127786251, with the protein MALLPCIAIAVLLSSSLVAAVTGPPGTIERVVKQQILASIPPGGHGAGDVHPPVLFLTSPSGKYAAYFVRSHTVPGAGGLGADFCYVEVVVNKGGEGDAAAGGGMSVWESECRPVSTVNTCTLLFSWHGLEVFDGSQEVWHGETNTDGTNFLQRLELVDDGDMRIRDKDGELAWRASDEPRHAQHCGAPGSPGLATAFPPFAEPIGAHSSDLPFGMFPGGNGRAAELPQAADAAAGALGGVGAVAPLPGAVGGAGAVAPLPGAAGGDAAAAPLPGDMGGDAALAPLPGALGGVDPAFSPLPGDLPDPAAAAAAGGAAAGVGGVGAGALGAGAVGAFGSQPLVDNSPYDSGAWKVDGHLAAIVVALGVVLGAI; encoded by the coding sequence ATGGCGCTCCTCCCTTGCATTGCTATTGCCGTGCTGCTCTCCTCCtcgctggtggcggcggtgaccgGACCGCCGGGAACGATCGAGCGCGTCGTCAAGCAGCAGATCCTCGCCAGCATCCCGCCGggcggccacggcgccggcgacgtccaCCCGCCCGTGCTGTTCCTCACCTCGCCGTCCGGCAAGTACGCGGCGTACTTCGTGCGCTCGCACAccgtccccggcgccggcgggcttGGCGCCGACTTCTGCTATGTCGAGGTGGTCGTTAAcaagggcggcgagggcgacgcggcggcgggcggggggaTGAGCGTGTGGGAGTCGGAGTGCCGGCCGGTGAGCACGGTGAACACGTGCACGCTGCTCTTCTCGTGGCACGGGCTGGAGGTGTTCGACGGCAGCCAGGAGGTGTGGCACGGCGAGACCAACACCGACGGCACCAACTTCCTGCAGAGGCTCGagctcgtcgacgacggcgacatgCGCATCCGCGACAAGGACGGCGAGCTCGCCTGGCGCGCCAGCGACGAGCCGCGACACGCGCAGCACTGCGGCGCGCCGGGATCCCCTGGCCTCGCCACCGCGTTCCCGCCCTTCGCCGAGCCCATCGGCGCCCACAGCAGCGACCTCCCCTTCGGAATGTTCCCCGGCGGAaacggccgcgccgccgagctgcCGCAGGCCGCGGATGCCGCCGCGGGAGCACTGGGCGGCGTCGGAGCTGTCGCGCCGCTGCCGggagccgtcggcggcgccggagctgtCGCGCCATTGCCGGGagccgcgggcggcgacgcggcagcCGCGCCATTGCCAGGTGACATGGGTGGCGACGCGGCTCTTGCGCCACTCCCAGGGGCCCTTGGCGGCGTCGACCCGGCGTTCTCGCCATTGCCAGGGGACCTGCCTgaccctgctgctgctgctgctgccggcggcgccgccgcaggggTTGGTGGTGTCGGTGCCGGCGctctcggcgccggcgccgtcggggCGTTCGGAAGCCAGCCGCTGGTGGACAACAGCCCGTACGACAGCGGGGCGTGGAAGGTCGacggccacctcgccgccattgTCGTCGCTCTCGGCGTCGTGCTCGGCGCCATCTGA
- the LOC127786253 gene encoding uncharacterized protein LOC127786253, which produces MAAAEEMAVVVLRCFDGTTVAAPAGVVAGRSGLVAEAVGAGGGGGGRRVVVDVPGNVSGVDVAAVVAYMEARAAAADGDAFDGEFIGGLTHDARIDLIHAAHHLADKALFNLLA; this is translated from the coding sequence atggcggcggcggaggagatggcCGTGGTGGTTCTGCGGTGCTTCGACGGCACCACGGTGGCCGCGCCGGCGGGGGTTGTGGCGGGGAGGTCGGGGCTCGTCGCCGAGGCggttggcgccggcggcggcggaggcgggaggcgcGTGGTGGTGGACGTGCCGGGGAACGTCTCCGGCGTCGACGTCGCGGCGGTGGTCGCGTACATGGaggcccgcgcggcggcggctgacggCGACGCGTTCGACGGCGAGTTCATCGGCGGGCTCACCCACGACGCGCGGATTGACCTCATCCACGCCGCGCACCACCTCGCCGACAAGGCCCTCTTCAACCTCCTCGCCTAG
- the LOC127786250 gene encoding uncharacterized protein LOC127786250 has protein sequence MSEEETLHHHHHHRRRRLPSTAPSPSPLDDDDLLQEILLRLPPDASTLPTASAVCKRWRRLAFEPGFRRRFVARHEPPFLGFFFPYDFDPVFSFNAGFRSTTAQHHLPAHRFLPEREIGLRWEIVNCCKGLALFRITFRGGCKCKEFMVVDPISGDRRLLPFPLVDGKFLSATVVPAAADRRSFRVVAVFAERNTFTSVFASVYSSDAGVWSDYVSRLSLPWEVWVLRPSVLAGNAVHWFLDGYNVLMFDLESQKLGFSELPLDAKDDEDFPHRCRCQIIPTGDGRLGLAVIVGSTMQLWEREIGDGSDATWLLRRTLQLNFLPLEAEGRKLIVGVAEENSSILLWTRVGLFMVHLKFLQMVAHLWIWQIFSPAQYIR, from the exons atgagcgaggaggagacgctccaccaccaccaccaccaccgccgccgccgcctcccctccaccgcgccgtcgccgtcgccgctcgacgacgacgacctcctccaggagatcctcctccgcctcccgccggacGCCTCCACGctccccaccgcctccgccgtctgcaagcgctggcgccgcctcgccttcgAGCCGggcttccgccgccgcttcgtCGCCCGCCACGAGCCCCCCTTCCTCGGCTTCTTCTTCCCCTACGACTTCGATCCGGTCTTCTCCTTCAACGCCGGCTTCCGATCCACCACCGCCCAGCACCACCTCCCCGCCCACCGGTTCCTCCCCGAGAGGGAGATCGGGCTGCGGTGGGAGATCGTCAACTGCTGCAAGGGCCTTGCCCTCTTCAGGATCACATTCCGCGGGGGATGCAAATGCAAGGAATTCATGGTGGTTGATCCCATCTCcggcgaccgccgcctcctgcccTTCCCGCTCGTCGACGGCAAGTTCCTCTCCGCCACGGTGGTtcctgccgccgccgatcgccgcTCGTTCCGCGTGGTCGCCGTATTCGCCGAGAGGAACACCTTCACCAGCGTGTTCGCCTCCGTTTACTCGTCAGATGCCGGTGTTTGGAGTGATTATGTCTCGAGGTTGTCTCTCCCATGGGAGGTCTGGGTGTTGCGGCCGAGCGTTCTTGCTGGAAATGCGGTTCACTGGTTTCTTGATGGCTATAATGTGCTCATGTTTGATTTGGAGAGTCAGAAGCTGGGATTCAGTGAGCTACCGCTGGATGCGAAGGATGATGAGGATTTCCCTCACCGGTGCCGGTGTCAGATCATACCGACGGGTGATGGCCGGCTTGGCCTCGCGGTTATAGTTGGATCCACAATGCAATTGTGGGAGAGGGAGATTGGAGATGGCAGTGATGCCACATGGTTGCTGAGGAGAACCCTCCAGCTGAACTTTCTTCCCCTAGAAGCGGAGGGGCGTAAACTGATTGTGGGTGTTGCCGAGGAGAATAGCTCCATACTTCTTTGGACGCGTGTTGGCCTGTTCATGGTCCACCTCAAGTTTTTGCAG ATGGTAGCTCATTTGTGGATATGGCAGATCTTTAGTCCTGCTCAATATATTAGATGA
- the LOC127786249 gene encoding probable amidase At4g34880, which translates to MLPSAAPARCLLLLLLAVAVAGAAFDLEEATVDSIRRAFADGELTSRGLVELYLRRAAALDPSLHAVVELDPDGALAAADRADDARRLFASAGGGALPPPPLNGIPVLVKDNIAAAGGGGALNATCGSLALVGSRPAGDAGVVERLRRAGAVVLGTASLSEWCNFRAPGIPAGWSPRAGQGKNPYVPSATPCASSSGSAIAAAANMVAVTIGTETDGSIMCPSSYNSVVGIKPTVGLTSRAGVIIISPRMDTVGPICRTVSDAVHVLEAIVGYDPRDAEATRMALQYIPEDGYRQFLNIDGLRGKRLGILRKDFFRFPSGSVQQKVFDEHFNTISKMGAILVDNLEIPNMNIINDAVQSGERALMLAEFKLSLNSYLSELASSPVRSLSDIIDFNNKHPVEERMAEFGQSYLLQSEATDGIGPTEKKAIAKLNELCESGLEKIMRVNQLDAIVSPGASAHSLLAIGGYPAITVPAGYASNGVPFAICFGGLKGSEPRLIEIAYSFEQATKVRRPPTLQHSII; encoded by the exons ATGCtgccctccgccgcgcccgcgcgctgcctcctcctcctcctcctcgccgtcgccgtcgccggcgccgcgttcGATCTCGAGGAGGCCACAGTCGACTCCATCCGCCGCGCCTTCGCCGACGGGGAGCTCACCTCGCGCGGCCTCGTCGAGCTCTacctgcgccgcgccgcggcgctcgACCCGTCCCtccacgccgtcgtcgagctcgaCCCGGacggcgcgctcgccgcggccgacCGCGCCGACGACGCCCGCCGCCTCTTCGCGTCCGCGGGAGGAggcgcgctcccgccgccgccgctgaacgGCATCCCCGTCCTCGTGAAGGACAAcatcgccgcggccggcggcggcggcgcgctgaaCGCGACGTGCGGCTCGCTCGCCCTGGTCGGGTCGCGCCCCGCGGGCGACGCCGGGGTGGTCGAGCGGCTCCGGCGCGCCGGCGCGGTGGTTCTTGGCACGGCCAGCCTCAGCGAGTGGTGCAACTTCCGCGCCCCCGGCATCCCCGCCGGCTGGAGCCCCCGCGCCGGCCAGGGCAAG AATCCCTATGTGCCATCGGCGACGCCGTGCGCGTCGAGCAGTGGCTCGGCGATTGCAGCGGCGGCGAACATGGTGGCGGTGACGATTGGGACGGAGACGGACGGGTCAATCATGTGCCCGTCCAGCTACAATTCGGTCGTCGGGATTAAGCCGACGGTGGGGCTAACCAGCCGCGCCGGCGTCATCATCATTTCGCCTAGGATGGACACCGTTGG GCCAATTTGTAGGACAGTTTCAGATGCTGTGCATGTTTTGGAAGCAATTGTTGGATATGACCCGCGAGACGCAGAGGCAACTCGTATGGCGTTGCAATATATCCCAGAAGATGGTTATAGGCAATTCTTGAATATAGATGGGTTAAGAGGCAAGAGGTTGGGAATCCTTAGGAAAGATTTCTTTCGGTTTCCCTCGGGCTCTGTCCAACAAAAGGTCTTCGATGAGCATTTCAACACTATAAG TAAGATGGGTGCCATATTGGTGGACAATCTCGAGATACCAAACATGAACATCATCAACGATGCAGTACAAAGCGGTGAACGTGCTCTTATGCTAGCCGAATTCAAGTTGTCCCTCAACTCATACTTGTCTGAACTGGCCAGTTCACCTGTAAGATCATTATCGGACATAATTGATTTCAACAACAAGCATCCGGTAGAG GAAAGGATGGCTGAATTTGGTCAGAGTTACCTTCTGCAATCTGAAGCAACAGATGGCATTGGTCCAACTGAGAAGAAGGCCATTGCGAAACTGAACGAACTTTGCGAAAGTGGCCTGGAGAAAATAATGCGAGTTAATCAACTGGATGCAATTGTTTCACCAGGTGCATCTGCTCATAGCCTGCTTGCAATCGGCGGCTATCCTGCAATCACAGTTCCAGCTGGGTATGCATCGAATGGTGTTCCTTTTGCCATCTGCTTTGGAGGTTTGAAAGGATCGGAGCCAAGGCTTATTGAGATAGCCTATTCGTTTGAACAGGCGACAAAAGTGAGGAGACCTCCAACTTTGCAGCATTCTATCATTTGA